The nucleotide sequence TTATGGCATAGCATGCAATCGGCCTTGGCCCACGTGACCTCGGAACGCTTCGCGCGGCTCACAGCTACTTGCTGACGACGAGATCGCTGCGTCCATAGAGGTCGGCGAGCCGGACGATGTCATCCTCTCCAAGGTAGGTGCCGCACTGAACCTCGATAATGACGAGCGGGGCGCGGCCCGGGTTGTAGAGTTGGTGGCGAGTGCCCTGCGGCACATAGGTGGAGCGGTCGGCACCGAGCGCAAAAACCTCCTCGCCCAGCGTCACCTCGGCCTCGCCGGAGACCACAACCCAATGCTCCGAGCGGTGATGGTGGTATTGCAGCGACAATCGTCCGGCTGGCCGCACCACGATTCTTTTGACCTTGAAACCCTCGGCCTCCACCAGCGTCTCGTAGCTGCCCCAGGGCCGCCGGATCACCTTCGGATCCGTCGCTTCCGGGCGCCCAGCTGCGGTCAGCGTCTTCGCCAAATCGCCGATTTCCGCTGCCCGCGCCCGCGGCGCCACGAGCAGCGCGTCGTGGGTGGAGACCACGATCATATCCTCCAGTCCCAGTGCCGCGATCAGACGCCCGTCGTCCGCCCTCAGGTAGCTGTCGCGGACCTCGGTCAAGTGAGCTTCGCCCACCACCGCGTTGCCGTTACGGTCCTTCGCCGCCACCGACCAGAGCGCCGGCCAGGCGCCCAGGTCGTGCCAGCCCACCTCGGCAGGAATCACCGCCGCCCGGTCCGTGCGCTCCATCACCGCATAGTCCAGCGAGATCGAGGGCGCCGCCGCGAAAGCCGAAGCCTCCAGCCGCAGGAAATCGAGATCCTCCCGCGCCCCCGCCAGCGCCGCCTCGGCCGCCGCCAGCACCTTCGGGCAGTGACGTGTCATCTCCGCCAGCAGCTGCCCAGCGCCGACCACGAACATGCCGCTGTTCCAGAGGTAGTCGCCACTGGCCAGATAGTCCGCAGCCGTTTCCGAATCGGGCTTTTCGACGAAGGCCGAAACCTCGCAAGCTCCGGCCGCGCGAGCCGAGTCACCCGACAGCGCCTGCCCCACCCGAATGTAGCCGTACCCCGTCTCGGGACGGTGTGGCACGATCCCAAAAGTGACGAGATGA is from Algihabitans albus and encodes:
- a CDS encoding mannose-1-phosphate guanylyltransferase/mannose-6-phosphate isomerase, encoding MPVHTPPKIVPVVLSGGSGTRLWPLSRRSFPKQFADLLGGEPLFRRTLRRVSDAGIFAPPLVVCNLEHRFLVAEELRQAGLEASAILLEPEGRNTAPAAAIAALVALQRDPAAVLALLPADHLVAEASALAGLLQRAAVVAAGDGTLGDGASGGHLVTFGIVPHRPETGYGYIRVGQALSGDSARAAGACEVSAFVEKPDSETAADYLASGDYLWNSGMFVVGAGQLLAEMTRHCPKVLAAAEAALAGAREDLDFLRLEASAFAAAPSISLDYAVMERTDRAAVIPAEVGWHDLGAWPALWSVAAKDRNGNAVVGEAHLTEVRDSYLRADDGRLIAALGLEDMIVVSTHDALLVAPRARAAEIGDLAKTLTAAGRPEATDPKVIRRPWGSYETLVEAEGFKVKRIVVRPAGRLSLQYHHHRSEHWVVVSGEAEVTLGEEVFALGADRSTYVPQGTRHQLYNPGRAPLVIIEVQCGTYLGEDDIVRLADLYGRSDLVVSK